From Candidatus Cloacimonadota bacterium, one genomic window encodes:
- the clpB gene encoding ATP-dependent chaperone ClpB: MNTQRLTIKSQELIANAQTMAGEYGHQEITDLHLLKAMFDQEEALIHPLLAKLEIKTDDIMVDLENALRKLPRVQGAQVYLAQAILDILHVAEKEADRLGDDYISGEHILLGILSTKCESARILSAKGLDSDRLLQALKEVRGNQRVTDQNPEAKYQALEKYARNLTRLARMEKLDPVIGRDEEIRRTMQILSRRRKNNPILIGDPGVGKTAIAEGLARRIVTRDVPENLLGKDLLELDMASLVAGAKFRGEFEERLKAVLAEVEKSSGQIILFIDEIHTVVGAGSAEGSVDASNMLKPALARGALHCIGATTIDEYRKYIEKDAALERRFQPILVEEPSMEDTISILRGIKDKYEVHHGVQITDSAIVAAATLSDRYISDRFLPDKAIDLIDEACSRLRLEIDSMPSELDEIERRIRQLEIERLSLGKETDASSKARLEKINEELARLSEERNSMKLQWGNEKKQIEQIRQIKEEIENLRMEAEKAEREGNYEKTAEIRYGSLSAKEHELNALREKKQGTEMTLLKEQVDEELVAEVVSKWTGIPVSKLASGEMKKLLSLEDVLAQRVVGQKEGIKALANAIRRSRSGLSDENRPIGSFIFLGPTGVGKTELAKTLASYLFDTEKALLRLDMSEFMERHSVARLIGAPPGYVGYEEGGYLTEAVRRRPYSVILFDEIEKAHGDVFNLLLQILDDGRLTDGKGRTVDFRHSVIILTSNIGSQEIYNHQGDLAEIRPQLMSILRDYFRPEFLNRLDDIIVFHRLDKEQIRRIVRLQLDILADRLAKRDLSLKFSEKLVDHIADVGFDPQFGARPLKRAIQSELEDLLAKSLLTSDIPPNADIMVDYDGGGAGIGIKYVPKQ, translated from the coding sequence ATGAATACGCAACGTTTAACCATAAAGTCACAAGAACTGATCGCCAATGCCCAAACTATGGCCGGCGAATACGGACATCAGGAAATCACAGACCTGCATTTACTGAAGGCAATGTTTGACCAGGAGGAAGCCCTGATCCATCCCTTGTTGGCCAAACTGGAGATAAAGACCGACGACATCATGGTAGATCTCGAAAATGCTCTGCGCAAGCTTCCCCGAGTTCAGGGCGCTCAAGTGTATCTGGCTCAAGCCATTTTGGACATTCTGCACGTTGCGGAGAAGGAAGCGGATCGGTTGGGGGACGACTACATCAGCGGCGAGCATATTCTGTTGGGCATCCTGTCCACAAAGTGTGAATCTGCGCGGATCCTTTCGGCAAAAGGGCTGGATTCGGACAGGCTGTTGCAAGCTCTGAAAGAGGTACGGGGCAATCAGCGGGTCACAGATCAGAATCCTGAAGCCAAATATCAGGCTTTGGAAAAGTATGCCCGCAATCTGACCCGTCTGGCCCGGATGGAGAAGCTGGATCCGGTTATCGGGCGGGATGAAGAGATTAGGCGCACGATGCAGATACTATCTCGCAGGCGCAAGAACAATCCTATCCTGATCGGGGATCCCGGTGTGGGTAAAACTGCAATCGCCGAAGGATTGGCGCGCAGAATAGTAACCCGGGATGTGCCGGAAAACCTTTTGGGCAAAGATCTTCTAGAGCTTGATATGGCGTCTTTGGTAGCCGGAGCAAAGTTCCGCGGAGAGTTCGAAGAGCGTTTGAAGGCGGTATTGGCGGAGGTGGAAAAATCCAGCGGGCAGATCATCCTCTTCATCGACGAGATCCACACAGTTGTAGGCGCAGGCTCGGCAGAAGGCAGCGTGGATGCCTCCAATATGCTGAAGCCGGCTCTGGCGCGCGGGGCACTACATTGCATCGGCGCTACCACGATCGATGAGTATCGCAAGTATATCGAAAAGGACGCTGCTTTGGAACGCAGATTTCAGCCGATTCTGGTGGAAGAACCCAGCATGGAGGATACCATCTCCATTTTACGCGGAATCAAAGATAAGTATGAAGTTCATCATGGCGTTCAGATTACGGACAGTGCGATTGTAGCGGCGGCTACCCTCTCGGATCGCTATATCTCTGATCGCTTTCTGCCGGATAAGGCCATTGATCTGATCGATGAAGCCTGCAGTAGATTGCGTTTGGAGATAGATTCCATGCCCTCCGAATTGGATGAGATCGAGCGCAGAATCAGGCAATTGGAGATAGAACGGCTGTCTCTGGGCAAAGAAACGGACGCTTCATCCAAGGCCAGGCTCGAAAAGATAAATGAAGAACTGGCTCGACTTTCCGAAGAGCGCAATAGCATGAAACTGCAGTGGGGAAATGAAAAAAAACAAATAGAACAGATCAGACAGATCAAAGAAGAGATCGAAAACCTGAGAATGGAAGCGGAAAAGGCAGAACGGGAAGGAAACTACGAAAAAACCGCTGAGATCCGTTATGGCAGCCTGAGCGCTAAAGAACATGAATTGAATGCATTGCGTGAAAAGAAGCAAGGCACAGAGATGACACTCCTGAAAGAACAGGTGGACGAGGAATTGGTGGCAGAAGTAGTATCCAAATGGACAGGCATCCCCGTATCCAAGCTGGCTTCCGGAGAGATGAAGAAACTGCTGTCTCTGGAAGATGTATTGGCTCAGAGAGTGGTGGGTCAAAAAGAAGGTATCAAAGCCCTGGCAAATGCGATCCGGCGTAGTCGCAGCGGGCTTTCGGATGAGAACAGACCGATAGGCTCCTTCATCTTTTTGGGGCCTACGGGAGTGGGCAAGACTGAACTGGCCAAGACGCTTGCCAGCTATCTATTTGATACCGAAAAGGCATTGCTGAGGCTGGATATGAGCGAGTTTATGGAGCGGCACTCCGTGGCTCGGTTGATCGGTGCGCCTCCCGGATATGTGGGTTACGAAGAGGGAGGATACCTCACCGAGGCGGTGCGCAGACGCCCATATAGCGTGATTCTCTTTGATGAAATCGAGAAGGCTCATGGCGATGTGTTCAACCTCTTGCTGCAGATATTGGACGATGGCAGATTGACCGATGGTAAGGGGCGCACGGTGGATTTTCGCCATAGCGTGATCATCCTTACATCCAATATCGGCAGTCAGGAAATCTACAATCATCAGGGGGATTTGGCGGAGATCAGGCCGCAGTTGATGAGCATCCTGCGGGACTACTTCCGTCCGGAATTTCTCAACCGCCTGGACGACATCATTGTGTTCCATAGATTGGATAAAGAGCAGATTCGGAGGATTGTCCGCTTGCAATTGGATATCCTGGCAGACAGATTGGCAAAGCGGGATCTCAGTTTGAAGTTTAGCGAAAAACTGGTGGATCATATTGCGGATGTTGGGTTTGATCCACAGTTCGGTGCCAGACCGTTGAAACGAGCCATTCAGAGCGAGTTGGAGGACTTGTTGGCGAAATCTCTTTTGACTTCCGACATACCGCCAAATGCTGATATAATGGTGGATTATGATGGCGGTGGAGCAGGGATTGGGATAAAATACGTCCCCAAACAATAA
- a CDS encoding TrmH family RNA methyltransferase, whose product MPANLSRISIILVEPIYAGNVGAIARIMNNFCFTDLRIVGSVPQKNDFYLAMHSEHLLEDARIFPTLAEAITDLDRVIAFSRRLGKTKPIDLSPMQMAAYVHELPELKLGLVFGRETFGLTDEEADLCPLRCHFSANKAFPSINLAQAVALATYEIQSFEQRNLEDGGTKKNGAVDGEELGKIYRYMKDVLGDIGYFTNHETTNWDAFLKKMLAQLNPNKEMVYRLRQMFNRIHVLVTGKGKGYE is encoded by the coding sequence ATGCCCGCTAATCTATCCCGAATCAGTATCATCCTGGTGGAACCCATCTATGCCGGGAATGTGGGCGCAATCGCCAGGATCATGAACAACTTTTGCTTTACAGACCTGCGCATTGTAGGCTCGGTTCCGCAGAAGAATGATTTTTACCTTGCCATGCACTCCGAACACCTCTTGGAAGACGCACGCATCTTTCCTACTTTGGCAGAAGCCATCACGGATCTTGACCGTGTGATAGCCTTCTCCCGCAGATTGGGAAAGACCAAACCTATAGACCTGTCTCCCATGCAGATGGCCGCCTATGTCCACGAACTTCCGGAGCTCAAGCTCGGGCTTGTCTTCGGCCGCGAAACCTTTGGCCTCACCGATGAAGAAGCCGATCTATGCCCCCTGCGCTGTCACTTCAGCGCAAACAAAGCCTTTCCTTCCATCAATCTGGCTCAGGCCGTGGCTCTTGCCACCTACGAAATCCAAAGTTTTGAACAGCGCAATCTGGAAGACGGGGGGACAAAGAAGAACGGAGCTGTAGACGGCGAGGAACTGGGCAAAATATATCGTTATATGAAAGATGTACTTGGTGATATCGGCTATTTCACAAATCACGAAACTACGAATTGGGATGCCTTCCTCAAAAAGATGCTGGCGCAACTGAATCCAAACAAAGAAATGGTCTATCGCCTGCGGCAGATGTTCAATCGCATTCATGTTTTGGTTACCGGCAAAGGCAAAGGCTATGAATAA
- a CDS encoding bifunctional folylpolyglutamate synthase/dihydrofolate synthase — translation MQYQEFLDHIYQRYSGNVKLELGRMEGLLKDMGEPQKQLHGFHVAGTNGKGSICASLEALALAHGQRTGLNTSPHLINYTERFRIDGKELDIKPILDAFNQYEELFNKWEASFFEITTAIAFALFARANLDLSIIEVGLGGRLDATNLFIPDISAISTIGLDHIKTLGSNTQIIAAEKAGIIKSGVPLVLGDIEAPAKEVILDRATAMGALTYQFGTDWKVEIVSDNTAGICFEYVFGKYIYRGLKSNLMGEHQAANIGLAITAFILYCEKHKLQICEQKIRNALLKINWAGRMQVLSTQPTVIVDGAHNVHGVTALMATLNKVFPDRKLRFVISILADKDYSEMIRLFCSQAERLYVAQNKSDRAASAEAQLTQIAKHHIPATAYPSVAEAYKAAIRDAGRNGVVVAGGSLYTVGEVISAHKADA, via the coding sequence ATGCAATATCAAGAATTTTTAGACCACATCTATCAGCGCTATTCTGGAAACGTGAAGCTGGAGTTGGGCCGTATGGAAGGGCTACTAAAGGACATGGGCGAGCCCCAAAAACAACTGCACGGCTTTCATGTGGCTGGGACAAACGGCAAAGGCAGCATCTGTGCCAGCCTGGAAGCTCTTGCTCTGGCTCACGGCCAACGTACCGGCTTGAACACTTCACCACACCTGATCAACTACACAGAGCGCTTCAGGATAGATGGGAAAGAATTGGATATCAAGCCCATTCTGGATGCATTTAACCAGTATGAAGAGCTGTTCAACAAATGGGAAGCCTCTTTCTTCGAGATCACCACTGCCATCGCTTTTGCCCTCTTTGCCAGAGCCAATCTCGATCTATCCATCATCGAAGTAGGTTTGGGAGGCAGGCTGGACGCCACCAATCTCTTTATTCCGGATATTAGTGCCATCAGTACAATCGGGCTGGATCACATCAAGACTCTGGGCAGCAACACCCAGATTATCGCCGCGGAAAAGGCGGGGATCATAAAAAGTGGCGTACCCCTGGTCTTGGGAGACATTGAAGCTCCGGCAAAGGAAGTGATTCTGGACAGAGCCACTGCCATGGGCGCTCTCACATATCAATTTGGCACAGATTGGAAGGTGGAGATTGTCTCGGACAACACCGCCGGAATCTGCTTTGAATATGTGTTTGGTAAATACATTTATCGGGGTCTGAAGAGCAACCTCATGGGCGAACACCAGGCCGCAAACATCGGCTTGGCGATCACTGCCTTCATCCTGTATTGCGAGAAACACAAGCTGCAGATTTGTGAGCAAAAAATCCGCAATGCTTTACTAAAGATCAATTGGGCAGGCCGTATGCAGGTACTTTCCACTCAACCCACCGTGATCGTGGACGGTGCTCATAATGTACATGGAGTCACAGCTTTGATGGCTACTCTGAATAAAGTGTTTCCAGACAGAAAGCTGCGCTTTGTCATCTCCATACTGGCCGATAAAGACTACAGTGAAATGATCCGCTTATTCTGCTCGCAAGCCGAACGGCTGTATGTGGCGCAAAACAAATCCGATCGTGCAGCCAGCGCTGAAGCTCAATTGACTCAGATCGCCAAACACCACATCCCCGCTACGGCATATCCCTCAGTAGCGGAAGCGTATAAAGCAGCCATTAGGGATGCCGGTAGAAATGGCGTCGTGGTGGCTGGTGGATCGCTATATACCGTTGGAGAAGTAATCTCCGCACACAAGGCTGATGCATAA
- a CDS encoding DNA alkylation repair protein — translation MIKEVGRLNIDDYKLLDAQVEKIFRNMDKDKVALAIKQITDVGNTANYFVREELGKRLAAYTGTGNLDQVCGDLLGDYIYGIRATGLFYFYYRYQDDPVRIITTLGKTYESVPWESETICFELWKRFPDAMREQMPLWAESDNEKKRAMSMHGMENIAARNPQFVLTFISRLLDDESEEVQKKISHILTQVGRVRPIQTYVNVRRWLLDADEIRFNTIWQTLKKLANIYTQKSKKDRGNDFISISQRTIADWKKDPNPNVQSMGNKLGSVIHMRKKANAR, via the coding sequence ATGATCAAAGAAGTAGGACGTCTGAATATTGACGACTATAAATTACTCGACGCTCAGGTAGAGAAAATCTTCCGCAACATGGACAAAGACAAAGTAGCTCTGGCTATCAAACAAATCACAGATGTGGGAAATACAGCGAACTACTTTGTCCGCGAAGAACTCGGTAAACGCCTGGCAGCTTACACTGGAACCGGCAATCTGGATCAGGTTTGCGGCGATCTCTTGGGAGATTATATCTACGGCATCAGAGCCACAGGGCTCTTTTATTTCTACTACAGGTATCAGGATGATCCGGTGCGCATCATCACAACCCTTGGTAAAACATACGAATCCGTTCCCTGGGAAAGCGAAACCATCTGTTTTGAATTGTGGAAGCGCTTCCCCGATGCCATGCGTGAACAAATGCCGCTGTGGGCTGAAAGCGACAACGAAAAGAAGCGCGCCATGAGCATGCACGGCATGGAAAACATCGCCGCCCGCAATCCCCAATTTGTACTCACCTTCATCTCTCGCCTCTTGGATGACGAAAGCGAAGAAGTCCAGAAAAAGATCTCCCACATCCTAACCCAGGTTGGCAGAGTACGCCCCATCCAAACTTACGTAAATGTCCGCCGCTGGCTGCTGGATGCCGACGAAATCCGCTTCAACACCATCTGGCAAACCTTGAAAAAACTGGCCAATATCTACACGCAAAAGAGCAAGAAAGATCGCGGAAACGATTTTATCAGCATTTCCCAACGCACCATTGCCGATTGGAAGAAAGACCCCAATCCCAATGTGCAAAGTATGGGCAATAAACTTGGCTCCGTGATCCACATGCGCAAGAAGGCAAATGCCCGCTAA
- the phnE gene encoding phosphonate ABC transporter, permease protein PhnE, protein MMKVLKYILIEYGFWLYNIACIAWLMLRLGEISIPIGLILLVPAAPALLLVSLNAALAQKILGKQRLKSFWKYEAAFSVIISIMMAWVIVEVRPLDFLTKGANTASILSGIFRPNTANLVPMLAALVETIYLALMATILAIPFAFVLSFFAAKNLMYGSLAGKIVYIFIRTVSTIFRSIEAIVWAIIFVVWVGIGPFAGMLALWIHSIAALIKLYSEQIENIDPGPVEAIKATGASTLQIWRYAVAPQILAPYLAFTIYRWDINVRMATIVGFVGGGGIGLALYQEQQMLSWRNVGLIMWLIALVVWMMDIFSGYIREKLVSN, encoded by the coding sequence ATTATGAAAGTCCTGAAATATATTCTGATAGAATACGGCTTTTGGCTGTACAACATTGCCTGTATCGCATGGTTGATGCTGCGTCTTGGCGAGATAAGCATTCCCATAGGACTCATTCTGCTGGTTCCCGCAGCGCCGGCTCTACTTTTGGTCTCTCTGAATGCCGCTCTGGCACAGAAGATATTAGGCAAACAGAGGCTAAAGAGCTTCTGGAAGTATGAAGCCGCCTTTTCCGTGATCATCTCGATCATGATGGCCTGGGTAATAGTGGAAGTGCGTCCCCTGGATTTCTTAACCAAAGGCGCAAACACCGCATCTATCCTCAGCGGTATCTTTCGACCCAATACTGCGAATCTGGTGCCGATGCTGGCAGCCTTGGTGGAAACCATCTACCTGGCTTTGATGGCAACCATTCTGGCTATCCCATTTGCCTTTGTGCTTTCTTTCTTTGCAGCAAAGAATCTCATGTATGGCAGTCTTGCCGGCAAGATAGTATATATCTTTATTCGTACGGTTTCCACCATCTTCCGTTCCATCGAGGCCATAGTGTGGGCCATCATCTTTGTGGTATGGGTAGGCATAGGGCCTTTTGCCGGTATGCTGGCGCTGTGGATCCACTCCATCGCCGCTCTGATCAAACTCTACAGTGAACAGATCGAAAACATCGATCCCGGTCCCGTGGAAGCCATCAAAGCTACCGGTGCATCCACACTGCAGATTTGGCGTTACGCCGTAGCACCGCAGATCCTGGCGCCGTATCTGGCTTTCACCATCTACCGGTGGGACATAAACGTCCGCATGGCTACGATCGTGGGCTTTGTTGGCGGGGGCGGCATCGGTCTGGCCTTGTATCAGGAACAGCAGATGCTATCCTGGCGTAATGTTGGTCTGATAATGTGGCTAATCGCACTGGTAGTCTGGATGATGGATATATTCAGCGGTTACATACGCGAGAAACTGGTATCAAACTAA
- the rnhC gene encoding ribonuclease HIII, with protein MHKEIQSYLSHLTPMLLTRGIDIYLQQEIAWGHQLKVRRGNDCATINIYYSEKKGISRVLSSVKDSSLKQELELLLLGEKEENAFAGFHNWHRWIGSDECGKGDYFGPLVTSAFYVSAEQVSALQALGVQDSKHLNDPRIVKIAKSIYLNFPNQAACIVLKPSKYNELIADFRMQKLNLNDLLAWLHERVIMELFAAHADAEGSVVDQFSRTQKVKNRINKKQPQLNVIERPSGERDIAVAAASILARYQFLEARAVLERRYKFSFPKGAGPSAVKAAREYLVQHPSGRLADVAKVHFKTTQSLLPDIFDDI; from the coding sequence ATGCATAAAGAGATCCAGAGTTATCTCTCCCATCTTACACCCATGCTTCTGACGCGCGGGATAGACATCTATCTGCAACAAGAGATTGCCTGGGGACATCAATTGAAGGTGCGACGCGGCAACGACTGTGCAACGATCAACATCTATTACAGCGAAAAGAAAGGGATCAGCAGAGTATTGAGCTCAGTCAAAGACAGTAGCCTGAAACAGGAACTTGAGCTGCTGCTATTGGGAGAAAAGGAAGAGAATGCTTTCGCCGGATTTCACAACTGGCATCGCTGGATCGGTAGCGATGAATGTGGAAAAGGCGATTATTTCGGCCCCCTGGTGACCTCTGCCTTCTATGTAAGCGCAGAGCAGGTTTCAGCCCTACAAGCCTTGGGAGTGCAGGATAGTAAACATTTGAACGATCCCCGCATCGTGAAAATAGCTAAAAGCATCTACCTGAATTTCCCCAACCAAGCCGCCTGCATCGTACTTAAACCCAGCAAATACAACGAACTGATCGCTGATTTCCGCATGCAGAAGCTGAACCTCAATGACCTCCTGGCATGGTTGCATGAAAGAGTGATCATGGAGCTTTTTGCTGCTCACGCCGATGCAGAAGGCTCTGTGGTAGATCAGTTTTCCCGAACTCAGAAAGTGAAGAACCGCATAAACAAGAAGCAACCGCAATTGAATGTGATTGAACGACCATCCGGTGAGCGGGATATTGCAGTAGCTGCAGCTTCGATTTTGGCACGCTATCAGTTTCTGGAAGCCCGGGCAGTATTGGAACGGCGCTACAAGTTCAGTTTTCCCAAAGGAGCCGGACCTTCAGCAGTCAAGGCCGCACGTGAGTATCTGGTTCAACATCCTTCAGGGAGGTTGGCTGATGTGGCAAAAGTGCATTTCAAAACCACACAGAGTCTGCTACCTGATATCTTCGATGATATATAA
- a CDS encoding transglycosylase SLT domain-containing protein codes for MARRKKHKLLGVVIAILALGIILTYNPVSLRVMTVGVAVWHKIDPAIFYRLISTESSFRSFAISPKSAIGLGQIQEGTAMYINSEHKRGMLFLPIYNLNLSARYLNYLNGKYRGNWSLVLAAYNWGESNVSRRMKGIEIDPNRDYRDKFRDIPETWNYIAKILPSRKKA; via the coding sequence ATGGCAAGACGAAAGAAACACAAGCTGCTGGGGGTTGTGATTGCAATCCTGGCGCTTGGTATCATACTAACCTACAATCCGGTTTCCTTGCGTGTAATGACGGTGGGAGTGGCTGTGTGGCACAAGATCGATCCAGCCATATTCTATCGTCTCATCAGCACTGAAAGCAGTTTTCGCAGCTTTGCCATCTCTCCAAAATCTGCCATCGGTCTAGGTCAGATACAAGAGGGCACCGCAATGTACATCAATTCCGAACACAAACGGGGTATGCTTTTTTTGCCCATATACAACCTGAATCTCTCGGCCCGGTATCTGAACTATCTGAACGGGAAATACCGGGGCAACTGGAGCCTGGTACTGGCTGCATACAACTGGGGAGAATCCAATGTTTCGCGCCGTATGAAGGGGATTGAGATCGATCCCAATAGAGATTATCGGGACAAGTTCCGGGACATCCCGGAAACATGGAATTACATCGCTAAAATCTTGCCATCCCGAAAAAAGGCTTGA
- a CDS encoding DNA alkylation repair protein, with protein MEELNDRFKEIYKLVEKFCFDRENPEKAIQNMRNFSEGYDAFGIDDEEIKILRDRILDEYDLSPRDLADFGLILLKSGKYEFGTLAIFLIKKHRPRLDPYIRERVKEWLDTAVENWAHADLLGIKILPVLFELELTDLQSFSSWRDSPSKWTRRAAITSLIWLRKAFPAEDVLRFIEPVLNDKEHVVQQAICWLLKDLWNKAGEPVEEFLETHKNDMNRTTLKQVTATMPLSKARKFLPQKAFGAKTQNGERNKRFHKNRNYSPRNSNPRERGPKPIENREK; from the coding sequence ATGGAAGAGCTAAACGACAGATTCAAAGAGATTTACAAACTGGTGGAGAAATTCTGCTTCGATCGCGAAAACCCCGAGAAAGCGATCCAAAACATGCGTAATTTTTCTGAAGGATACGATGCCTTTGGGATTGATGATGAAGAGATCAAGATTCTGCGCGACAGGATCTTGGATGAATATGACCTCAGCCCCAGGGACTTGGCGGATTTTGGCTTGATCCTCTTGAAAAGCGGTAAATATGAATTCGGTACTCTGGCTATATTCCTGATCAAAAAACACCGCCCCCGCCTGGATCCATACATCCGCGAACGTGTCAAGGAATGGCTGGATACGGCAGTGGAAAACTGGGCTCATGCCGACCTTCTGGGCATTAAAATTTTGCCTGTACTATTTGAACTGGAACTCACAGATCTGCAAAGCTTTAGCTCCTGGAGAGACTCCCCTTCCAAATGGACCCGAAGAGCCGCTATCACATCTCTCATCTGGCTGCGTAAAGCCTTTCCCGCCGAGGATGTTCTGCGTTTCATCGAACCTGTATTGAATGACAAAGAACACGTGGTGCAGCAAGCCATCTGTTGGCTGTTGAAAGACCTCTGGAACAAAGCCGGAGAGCCCGTGGAAGAATTTCTGGAAACTCATAAGAACGATATGAACCGCACCACTCTGAAACAAGTAACCGCCACCATGCCGCTGTCAAAAGCCCGAAAATTCCTTCCCCAAAAAGCTTTTGGTGCCAAAACCCAGAATGGAGAGCGTAATAAAAGATTCCACAAAAACAGAAACTATTCCCCAAGAAACTCAAATCCCCGTGAAAGAGGCCCAAAACCTATAGAAAACCGGGAAAAATAA
- a CDS encoding ferritin family protein: MPTYSVNEVIEFAVQIEKNGYAFYNEASKRKDLEAKAREFIEKLRDEELNHEKTFLALRSDADMKDLELTADWELISEYLKTIVESRIFNSEDSAIKKATSAKDLLEIVNNAISFEKDTLLYFHAINDGLYNTKARKILHKIINEEVSHVLRLNDYKKTLSA, from the coding sequence ATGCCTACATATTCTGTTAATGAAGTCATCGAATTTGCCGTTCAGATCGAGAAAAACGGCTATGCATTCTACAATGAAGCCAGTAAGCGCAAGGATTTGGAAGCCAAAGCGAGAGAATTTATTGAGAAGCTTCGAGATGAAGAGTTGAATCACGAAAAGACCTTCCTTGCTTTACGCAGTGATGCGGACATGAAAGATCTGGAACTCACGGCAGATTGGGAATTGATCTCCGAGTATCTGAAAACCATAGTAGAAAGCCGCATCTTCAACAGCGAAGATTCCGCCATCAAGAAAGCAACCTCTGCCAAAGATCTTCTGGAAATAGTGAACAACGCCATCTCCTTCGAGAAAGATACTCTGCTTTATTTCCACGCCATCAACGACGGTTTGTACAACACCAAAGCCAGAAAGATATTGCACAAAATCATCAATGAAGAGGTATCTCACGTCCTGAGGCTGAACGACTATAAAAAGACTCTCTCAGCATAA